In one Labrys wisconsinensis genomic region, the following are encoded:
- a CDS encoding winged helix-turn-helix transcriptional regulator: MKRKTFGEMQCPIARGLERVGDWWSILILREAFYGLSRFDEFQASLGIATNTLARRLKTLVEAGLLERRRYSEHPPREDYLLTARGRDFRPVLLALTAWGNRHFAPEGHSIELVDAETGAPLEPVVVDAATGRPLLPGRSRVVAGPAANEAMRRRLAERPSF, encoded by the coding sequence ATGAAGCGCAAGACGTTCGGCGAGATGCAGTGCCCGATCGCTCGCGGCCTCGAGCGGGTGGGCGACTGGTGGAGCATCCTGATCCTGCGCGAGGCCTTCTACGGTCTCAGCCGCTTCGACGAGTTCCAGGCCTCGCTCGGCATCGCCACCAACACGCTGGCCCGCCGGCTCAAGACCCTGGTCGAGGCCGGGCTGCTGGAGCGCCGGCGCTACAGCGAGCACCCGCCGCGCGAGGACTACCTGCTCACCGCGCGCGGCCGCGACTTCCGCCCGGTACTGCTGGCCCTCACCGCCTGGGGCAACCGCCATTTCGCGCCGGAAGGGCACAGCATCGAGCTGGTCGATGCCGAGACCGGCGCACCGCTCGAGCCGGTTGTGGTCGACGCGGCCACGGGGCGGCCGCTGCTGCCCGGCCGCTCCCGCGTCGTCGCCGGCCCGGCGGCAAACGAAGCCATGCGCCGGCGCCTGGCCGAGCGGCCGTCGTTCTAG